A part of bacterium genomic DNA contains:
- a CDS encoding lipoprotein-releasing ABC transporter permease subunit yields MSTPLFIASRYLRARTHGGFISLITYLSVGGVTIGTAALIIVLSVMNGFETEVRARILGADAHLRLETFDQDGLAAWQDAQKIVREVPDVTGVSPFIFEKGMVRAKKKAEAAAFRGVDEATLAEVSDLPLHMKTGTLKLKRDGLPGIVLGRFLAERLDVAAGDTVVVFSPAGVTGPLSTPQVKQFVLAGTFQTGLFEFDDVLAYMDIETAQRVFLRKDKVDGLEIKIADLFAADQVREKIESKFSADFFVRTWYELRSTLFSWMKIEKWMWTIILSIIIIVAAFNILSTLIMVSMEKRRDIGILKAMGARDKDIAAVFSLQGLIVGISGAVLGTLLGFVVCYGQLKYEWIALPSDIYFLDALPVKMMPLDFVLVIVIAILLAYLGSLYPARKASRLSPVEAIREG; encoded by the coding sequence TTGTCCACCCCCCTTTTCATAGCCTCGCGATACCTGCGTGCGCGGACGCACGGCGGGTTTATCTCGCTGATAACCTATCTATCGGTAGGCGGTGTCACGATTGGCACCGCCGCGCTGATTATTGTGCTGTCGGTCATGAACGGCTTTGAGACGGAAGTGCGCGCGCGGATTTTGGGAGCGGACGCGCATCTGCGTTTGGAGACATTTGACCAAGACGGACTCGCTGCTTGGCAGGACGCGCAGAAGATCGTGCGCGAAGTCCCCGACGTGACGGGAGTGTCGCCGTTCATTTTCGAAAAGGGAATGGTGCGCGCGAAGAAGAAAGCGGAGGCGGCAGCATTTCGCGGAGTGGATGAGGCCACGCTTGCCGAAGTGTCCGACTTGCCATTGCATATGAAGACCGGCACACTGAAACTGAAGCGCGACGGACTGCCGGGAATTGTGCTGGGCAGATTTCTGGCCGAACGGCTCGATGTCGCCGCCGGGGACACGGTCGTGGTTTTCTCACCCGCAGGCGTGACCGGCCCACTTTCAACTCCGCAAGTCAAACAGTTCGTGCTTGCCGGAACGTTTCAGACGGGTTTATTCGAGTTCGACGACGTACTCGCTTATATGGATATCGAGACGGCGCAAAGAGTGTTCCTGCGCAAGGACAAGGTGGACGGTCTCGAAATAAAAATCGCCGACCTCTTTGCCGCTGACCAGGTGCGCGAGAAAATCGAATCGAAGTTCAGCGCCGATTTCTTCGTGCGCACGTGGTATGAGCTGCGCTCGACGCTGTTTTCGTGGATGAAGATCGAGAAATGGATGTGGACGATTATTCTCTCCATCATCATCATCGTGGCGGCGTTTAATATTCTCTCCACCTTGATCATGGTGTCCATGGAGAAACGGCGCGATATCGGGATATTGAAAGCCATGGGTGCTCGTGACAAGGATATCGCAGCCGTGTTTTCGCTGCAGGGACTGATTGTCGGTATCAGCGGCGCCGTGCTGGGGACATTGCTCGGATTCGTCGTATGCTACGGCCAACTCAAGTATGAGTGGATTGCTCTGCCCTCGGATATCTACTTTCTCGACGCGCTGCCCGTCAAAATGATGCCGCTCGATTTCGTGCTCGTGATTGTCATCGCGATTCTGCTGGCTTATCTGGGGTCGCTCTATCCTGCGCGCAAAGCATCGAGGCTGTCTCCCGTGGAGGCGATTCGTGAAGGATAG
- a CDS encoding glycosyltransferase family 39 protein, with protein sequence MKDSSPARDIPAYVLFVITAAAFCVRVPYLDYSFYGDEGFSVIRDSSKLITDTEDRFRPLFFTLLYIWRQLGFEGELGLRMLPLLFGVVQIPLAYLFGRKLRDEKLGLLLAVLVAASPMLIEFSQELRMYSMVAAIALAQAYLLLLILERFTWWRWLGFVLVAVAGVYTHLLYWLFLMGMALTFLRERKRLSLIRGWSSLAATVLLYLPNLPNLMRFQETRGGEYHMHFLSAIPKLLAAFTVGFNYFALGEQGAGRAVGAGDLLANLPLALLVLIAGAVILWKVAWLHSRDTGRASLWLGHELFTVPVLLAALASAATGKYFLQPKYLIFSLPFALLFLALAFDDIRNLNGRKTMAAIGAIIAAVALSHYWSPEHYGRKENWRTAAEVLSTSVSESSSLVLLPGHYRLLSYYAPGIEKNWEQIDLQADSLAAVTKLTELSRLKDEIYYLRHDVVQNLRDPDDNLITILNRSGKTLSITQLNPRFKIYRWG encoded by the coding sequence GTGAAGGATAGTTCTCCGGCGCGAGATATTCCGGCATATGTCCTCTTCGTAATTACGGCGGCGGCGTTTTGCGTGCGCGTGCCGTATCTTGATTACAGTTTTTATGGCGATGAAGGATTCTCCGTCATCCGCGACAGTTCCAAGCTGATTACGGACACCGAAGACCGCTTTCGTCCACTCTTCTTCACTCTCCTCTATATATGGCGGCAGCTCGGCTTTGAAGGCGAACTCGGCCTGCGAATGCTGCCGTTACTCTTCGGTGTGGTGCAGATTCCGCTCGCGTATCTATTCGGCCGCAAACTTCGCGACGAGAAACTCGGCCTTTTGCTGGCCGTGCTGGTGGCCGCGTCACCCATGCTGATTGAATTCTCGCAGGAACTGCGCATGTACTCGATGGTGGCGGCGATTGCGCTGGCGCAAGCCTATTTGCTCCTGCTCATCCTCGAACGTTTTACGTGGTGGCGGTGGCTTGGATTCGTGCTGGTTGCCGTTGCCGGAGTGTACACGCATCTGCTATACTGGCTCTTCTTGATGGGCATGGCTTTGACATTTCTGCGCGAGCGCAAACGACTTTCGCTCATCAGGGGTTGGAGTTCGCTCGCGGCCACGGTTCTGCTCTATCTGCCGAATCTGCCGAACCTGATGCGCTTTCAGGAAACTCGCGGCGGCGAGTATCACATGCATTTTCTGAGCGCAATCCCGAAACTGCTGGCGGCCTTCACCGTGGGATTCAATTACTTCGCCTTGGGAGAACAGGGCGCGGGGCGCGCAGTGGGAGCGGGTGATTTGCTGGCCAATCTGCCGCTGGCCCTGCTTGTTCTGATTGCCGGAGCCGTTATCCTGTGGAAAGTGGCGTGGCTGCACTCGCGGGACACCGGACGGGCTTCGCTGTGGCTGGGACACGAACTGTTTACCGTGCCGGTCCTGCTGGCAGCGCTGGCCAGCGCCGCGACGGGAAAGTATTTTCTGCAGCCGAAATACTTGATTTTCTCCCTCCCGTTTGCGTTGTTATTCCTCGCCCTTGCCTTTGACGATATTCGCAACCTCAACGGTCGGAAAACAATGGCGGCCATAGGTGCAATCATCGCAGCTGTTGCCCTGTCGCATTATTGGAGTCCGGAACACTATGGCCGCAAGGAGAACTGGCGTACGGCGGCCGAGGTGCTCTCCACCTCTGTGAGTGAGTCCTCCTCCCTGGTCCTGCTTCCCGGTCACTATCGTCTCTTGAGTTACTACGCTCCCGGAATTGAAAAGAACTGGGAGCAGATCGATCTGCAGGCGGACAGCTTGGCTGCGGTTACAAAACTCACCGAACTGTCGCGACTGAAAGACGAGATATACTACCTTCGCCACGATGTCGTCCAGAATCTCCGCGATCCGGATGACAATCTTATTACAATACTGAACCGGTCAGGAAAGACACTCTCGATTACGCAACTCAATCCACGTTTCAAAATCTACCGTTGGGGTTAA
- a CDS encoding Rrf2 family transcriptional regulator gives MLLSRPTTYAVRALLYLAKQDSAVPILAPTIAKEEHLPAPFLAKLLRTLAEAKILTSNRGPGGGYKLAKSPEQISLQDVSVLFDGLTLANECLLGYGRCSDTTPCPVHKLWGPRKTYMQEFLRETTIASLLSLESSRVGPVIDDTKRGRRKTTKYK, from the coding sequence ATGCTTCTCTCGCGACCGACTACTTATGCAGTGCGCGCTCTCCTTTATCTGGCAAAGCAGGATTCTGCGGTGCCGATACTCGCACCGACGATTGCTAAAGAGGAGCATTTGCCGGCCCCGTTTCTGGCTAAGCTCTTGCGAACCCTTGCGGAGGCGAAGATTCTGACATCCAATCGTGGCCCGGGGGGAGGTTACAAGCTGGCGAAATCACCGGAACAGATATCCTTGCAGGATGTGTCCGTGCTGTTCGACGGTCTGACCCTCGCCAATGAGTGCCTGCTTGGTTATGGCCGCTGTTCGGACACGACACCCTGCCCGGTACATAAGCTTTGGGGTCCCCGCAAGACGTACATGCAGGAATTTCTGCGGGAGACCACCATCGCCAGCCTATTGTCCCTTGAATCAAGCCGCGTGGGACCCGTCATCGATGACACAAAACGGGGACGACGAAAGACAACAAAGTATAAATGA
- a CDS encoding Rrf2 family transcriptional regulator yields MIFSRPTSYAVRALVYLAHHYGRGPVLGSDIAKGENLPAPFLAKLMRELTSSGIVKASRGPGGGFVLGRDPRQISLWDVFTQYDGLALSGECLLGCGTCSEDNSCYVHAEWAEPKAVLKSFLKRTSIADLAARKTAVQGLVEAGN; encoded by the coding sequence ATGATATTCTCCCGTCCAACCAGCTACGCCGTCCGGGCACTTGTCTATCTGGCACATCACTATGGCAGAGGCCCTGTTCTGGGTTCCGATATTGCCAAGGGAGAAAACCTGCCCGCTCCGTTTCTGGCAAAGTTGATGCGTGAACTTACATCCTCCGGAATCGTCAAAGCCTCTCGCGGCCCCGGCGGCGGTTTTGTTCTGGGACGCGATCCCAGGCAGATTTCCCTCTGGGATGTCTTTACTCAATATGACGGGCTCGCGCTCTCAGGTGAATGCTTGCTGGGCTGTGGCACGTGTTCTGAAGACAACTCGTGTTATGTTCATGCCGAATGGGCAGAGCCAAAGGCTGTTCTAAAATCTTTCTTGAAAAGGACTTCGATTGCCGACTTGGCAGCTCGAAAGACCGCTGTCCAAGGCTTGGTCGAGGCCGGCAATTAA
- a CDS encoding multicopper oxidase domain-containing protein: MAHLSLKSIVLSLSILALAALSLWFVTGCNGEARANKTTYENIVLGSEKSKLSMTPPTTKQLAEGPSLSQAPNVKPLVKAKEHNVRIDCTHSMIEVEDGVTYAAWTFGGTLPGPVLRVKQGDLVHFTMTNRSDKTMNISPPSPHSIDFHAAMVNPHDKYQEVVPGATIQFDWTANYPGVFMYHCGSPAILQHMIYGMVGMTIVEPKDGYPTEVDKEFALVQSEYYLTKLDDGTWVTDMTAALDKNATYVTFNGKPAQYVNNPLKVKAGERVRLFLCNVGPCGTSSFHVVGTIFDRVWFDGNPDNEMRGMQTVLLGASSGAIVEFVLPEEGTYPFVDHEFADVEKGAVGLFVAEGTLLASK; the protein is encoded by the coding sequence ATGGCTCACCTGTCCCTCAAGTCCATCGTGCTGTCGCTCTCAATTCTGGCACTCGCCGCCCTCTCCCTGTGGTTTGTAACCGGCTGTAATGGCGAAGCACGGGCTAACAAAACAACCTATGAGAACATCGTCCTCGGTTCGGAAAAATCCAAACTGAGCATGACTCCGCCCACAACGAAACAACTCGCGGAAGGCCCTTCGCTGAGTCAGGCTCCCAATGTGAAGCCTTTGGTCAAAGCCAAGGAGCACAATGTCCGCATTGACTGCACGCACAGCATGATTGAAGTCGAAGACGGCGTCACCTATGCGGCATGGACATTCGGCGGCACACTGCCAGGTCCGGTGCTGCGTGTGAAGCAGGGCGACCTTGTTCACTTCACGATGACCAACCGCTCGGACAAGACCATGAACATCTCCCCCCCGTCTCCGCACTCGATTGATTTTCACGCGGCGATGGTGAATCCGCATGACAAGTATCAGGAAGTTGTTCCCGGTGCTACGATTCAGTTTGACTGGACTGCGAATTATCCGGGAGTATTCATGTATCATTGCGGCTCCCCGGCAATTTTGCAGCACATGATTTACGGCATGGTGGGAATGACGATTGTCGAGCCGAAAGACGGCTACCCGACCGAAGTTGACAAGGAATTCGCGCTGGTGCAGAGCGAATACTATCTGACCAAGCTTGACGACGGAACATGGGTGACGGACATGACGGCGGCGCTGGACAAGAACGCGACCTATGTGACGTTTAACGGCAAGCCGGCACAGTATGTCAACAATCCGCTCAAGGTGAAAGCCGGAGAACGAGTTCGCCTCTTCCTCTGCAATGTCGGGCCGTGCGGAACGTCGAGCTTCCACGTCGTCGGAACCATCTTCGACCGTGTGTGGTTTGACGGCAATCCGGACAATGAAATGCGCGGCATGCAGACGGTTCTGCTCGGCGCTTCCAGCGGTGCAATTGTGGAATTCGTTCTGCCTGAAGAAGGCACTTATCCGTTCGTTGACCACGAATTCGCGGATGTCGAAAAGGGCGCCGTTGGTTTATTTGTCGCCGAAGGCACACTGCTCGCGTCCAAGTGA
- a CDS encoding redoxin domain-containing protein, which yields MIRRSLILALVLPALLFGATIPDRKMTSYVPGKRGTVLIFVSSMCPCTDQHRIEVKQLLTTTRSRGISYYCVFSNITENDSRIGQFYRNIGWDMPYIHDKDGSLAKKFGASHTPQVVMLDANLQMIYRGPIDDSNRNLGKIEHAYLRDNVNSLLKEESLPFTEVAPIGCWLVTSLSMQQ from the coding sequence ATGATTCGACGCTCACTCATCCTCGCGCTTGTGCTGCCGGCACTGCTCTTCGGAGCCACGATTCCCGACCGCAAAATGACGAGCTACGTTCCCGGCAAGCGGGGAACCGTGCTGATATTCGTTTCAAGCATGTGCCCCTGCACGGACCAGCATCGCATTGAAGTGAAGCAACTTTTGACCACGACGCGGTCGCGGGGAATCTCCTACTATTGCGTGTTCTCGAATATCACGGAAAACGACAGCCGCATCGGTCAATTCTATCGCAACATCGGCTGGGACATGCCCTACATTCATGACAAGGATGGAAGTCTGGCGAAGAAATTCGGAGCTTCACATACGCCGCAAGTGGTCATGCTGGACGCGAATCTGCAGATGATTTATCGCGGTCCGATTGACGACTCGAACAGAAATCTCGGCAAGATTGAACATGCCTACTTGCGTGACAATGTCAATTCACTGTTGAAAGAGGAATCGCTTCCGTTCACGGAAGTGGCTCCCATTGGCTGCTGGCTCGTGACCTCTCTGAGCATGCAGCAATGA